The Methanoculleus marisnigri JR1 genome window below encodes:
- a CDS encoding D-aminoacyl-tRNA deacylase, whose protein sequence is MLYPMRIALINSQQDVGGVNIKNHLQTLLAAGGRWPLAEQHELTFYEVAGRLIHQDRIDEEVDADLILFISRHASVHPTPALTVHVTGNYEGADLGGEPGRLAPAAPAWMHAILGNLAARAPEGYRVSYEVTHHGPTALSTPSLFVEIGSTATEWADPAAGRAVAESILAAEPQETIDLLGFGGTHYAVRQTEIALSSRGAFGHMVPTRQIGAVDPVLLRTMQEASGAVAGYIDRKSLTKDDAGRIERMLGDAALPLLSESEIQEASGLAWAAYLRVRELAEEIAPGSRVRIHDLRGEGTPAVVRIGPGLIEETIKSDRSGFLKGLDELPVAHLSKGSNEVLSTFICFENESSRLASDITTLCVKLLLICENAVIDGDHLVLRKVRFDPEKARRHGIPKGPLFAMLAGGKAVEIEGRMVTPDAVQTTSVKRIHIPGLERYI, encoded by the coding sequence ATGTTGTACCCGATGCGGATCGCGCTGATCAATTCACAACAGGACGTTGGAGGAGTAAACATCAAAAACCACCTCCAGACCCTGCTCGCGGCGGGCGGGCGGTGGCCGCTTGCGGAACAGCACGAACTGACGTTCTATGAGGTCGCAGGAAGGCTGATCCACCAGGACCGGATCGACGAGGAGGTCGATGCCGATCTCATTCTTTTCATATCCCGGCACGCGAGCGTGCACCCGACGCCCGCCCTGACCGTACACGTCACCGGCAACTACGAGGGCGCCGACCTCGGCGGGGAGCCGGGAAGACTCGCTCCGGCAGCCCCTGCCTGGATGCACGCAATCCTCGGCAACCTCGCCGCCCGCGCCCCGGAGGGCTACCGGGTCTCCTACGAGGTGACGCATCACGGGCCGACGGCGCTCTCGACGCCCTCGCTCTTCGTCGAGATCGGGTCGACCGCGACCGAATGGGCCGATCCGGCCGCCGGAAGGGCGGTGGCGGAGAGCATCCTCGCCGCGGAGCCGCAGGAGACGATCGACCTCCTCGGCTTCGGCGGCACCCATTACGCCGTGCGGCAGACCGAGATCGCCCTCTCCTCCCGGGGCGCCTTCGGGCACATGGTCCCGACGCGGCAGATCGGTGCCGTAGATCCCGTTCTCCTCCGGACGATGCAGGAGGCGAGCGGCGCCGTGGCGGGCTACATCGACCGAAAATCCCTCACTAAAGATGACGCCGGGCGGATCGAGCGGATGCTCGGCGACGCCGCCCTCCCCCTCCTCTCCGAGTCGGAGATCCAGGAGGCGTCCGGCCTTGCGTGGGCGGCCTATCTCCGGGTCAGGGAACTTGCCGAGGAGATCGCTCCCGGGTCACGCGTCCGCATCCACGATCTCAGGGGAGAAGGCACTCCCGCCGTGGTGCGGATAGGCCCCGGGTTGATTGAAGAAACGATAAAATCGGATAGATCGGGTTTTCTCAAGGGTCTCGATGAATTGCCGGTCGCTCATCTCTCGAAAGGCTCGAATGAAGTGTTATCGACGTTCATCTGCTTCGAAAACGAATCGTCCCGACTCGCAAGTGATATAACTACCCTGTGTGTAAAACTCTTACTTATCTGTGAAAATGCTGTTATCGACGGTGATCACCTTGTCCTCCGGAAGGTGCGGTTCGACCCCGAAAAGGCGCGCAGACACGGGATCCCCAAAGGGCCGCTCTTTGCCATGCTTGCCGGCGGAAAGGCGGTCGAGATCGAGGGGAGGATGGTCACACCCGATGCAGTGCAGACAACCAGCGTGAAGCGGATACATATCCCGGGATTGGAGAGATACATATGA
- the ftsZ gene encoding cell division protein FtsZ, which yields MKSIVEEALSRAREEQRFAEPTEVDKDLEDLLMELRTEIAVVGCGGGGSNTVTRMADEGINGARLIALNTDAQHLVRTRSDTRILIGRQRTRGLGAGSIPQVGEEAALENEDDIKLAVQGCDMVFITTGLGGGTGTGSAPVVAKAAREEGALTIAVVTLPFTVEGAIRGQNAEAGLERLREVADTVIVVPNDRLLEVVPRLPLHAAFKVSDEVLMRAVKGITELITMPGLVNLDFADVRTVMERGGVAMIGMGESDSEDKAADSVKKALRSPLLDVDISGATAALVNVVGGPDMTMSEAEGVIQEVYDRIDPDARIIWGAQVDPDMQGKMRTLLVVTGVRSPQIYGRNEKSMPRMMKQFEIDFLK from the coding sequence ATGAAATCCATCGTAGAAGAGGCACTTTCACGGGCGCGAGAGGAGCAGCGTTTTGCTGAGCCCACGGAGGTCGACAAGGATCTTGAAGATCTCCTCATGGAACTCCGGACTGAGATCGCAGTCGTCGGGTGCGGGGGCGGCGGTTCGAACACGGTGACCCGGATGGCGGATGAAGGCATCAACGGGGCGCGGCTGATCGCTCTCAACACCGACGCGCAGCACCTCGTCAGAACCCGTTCGGATACCCGGATCCTCATCGGAAGGCAGAGGACCCGCGGTCTTGGTGCGGGCTCGATCCCTCAGGTCGGCGAAGAAGCGGCCCTCGAGAACGAGGACGACATCAAGCTGGCCGTTCAGGGATGCGACATGGTCTTCATCACCACCGGGCTCGGTGGCGGCACCGGCACCGGCTCCGCACCCGTGGTCGCGAAGGCAGCGAGGGAGGAGGGCGCACTGACCATTGCGGTGGTCACCCTGCCGTTCACGGTGGAAGGCGCTATCCGGGGGCAGAACGCGGAGGCCGGCCTCGAGCGGCTCCGCGAGGTGGCGGATACCGTCATCGTCGTCCCCAACGACCGTCTGCTTGAGGTCGTGCCCCGGCTTCCGCTCCACGCCGCGTTCAAGGTCTCGGACGAGGTGCTGATGCGGGCGGTCAAGGGCATCACCGAACTCATCACGATGCCCGGTCTCGTCAACCTCGACTTCGCCGATGTCCGAACCGTCATGGAGCGGGGAGGCGTCGCGATGATCGGTATGGGCGAGAGCGACAGTGAGGACAAAGCCGCCGACTCGGTCAAGAAGGCGCTGCGCTCCCCGCTGCTCGATGTCGATATCTCCGGTGCGACCGCGGCGCTCGTCAACGTGGTCGGCGGACCCGACATGACGATGTCCGAGGCCGAAGGCGTCATCCAGGAGGTCTACGACCGCATCGATCCCGATGCCCGCATCATCTGGGGTGCTCAGGTCGATCCCGATATGCAGGGCAAGATGCGTACGCTGCTCGTGGTCACCGGCGTCCGGTCACCACAAATATATGGGAGAAACGAGAAGAGTATGCCGCGCATGATGAAACAGTTTGAGATCGACTTCCTGAAGTGA
- a CDS encoding protein translocase SEC61 complex subunit gamma: MMDYKETLEEVKSFKIEEELFKKYWRVLKLARTPTRDEFSKIAIVAAAGIMLIGLVGFIIYEIMLVLPK, translated from the coding sequence ATGATGGATTATAAAGAGACGTTGGAGGAAGTAAAGTCGTTCAAGATCGAGGAGGAACTCTTCAAGAAGTACTGGCGCGTGCTGAAACTGGCACGGACGCCGACCCGCGACGAGTTCTCCAAGATCGCCATCGTGGCTGCGGCCGGAATCATGCTTATCGGCCTTGTCGGCTTTATCATATACGAGATCATGCTGGTACTGCCCAAATGA
- a CDS encoding transcription elongation factor Spt5 — protein MVESPNRIYAIKTTAKQERTVADNIEKVSREQKDIHVMAVMVPEELKGYVLVESPDSIARIEQLVELIPHARAVVQGSTALSEVEHFLVPKPVVSGITEGTIVEIIAGPFKGEKAVVKRIDTGKEEITVELYESMVPIPITVRGDSVRVVERSEDAS, from the coding sequence ATGGTTGAGAGCCCAAACAGGATATACGCGATAAAGACGACCGCAAAGCAGGAGCGGACGGTAGCCGATAACATCGAGAAGGTGAGCCGCGAGCAGAAAGACATCCACGTGATGGCCGTCATGGTTCCCGAGGAACTGAAAGGCTACGTCCTCGTGGAGAGCCCGGACTCCATCGCCCGCATAGAGCAGTTGGTGGAGCTGATCCCTCATGCGCGCGCGGTGGTGCAGGGCTCGACGGCTCTCTCCGAGGTGGAGCATTTCCTGGTGCCGAAACCGGTGGTCAGCGGCATCACCGAGGGCACCATCGTCGAGATCATCGCCGGCCCGTTCAAGGGTGAGAAAGCGGTTGTCAAGCGTATCGATACCGGAAAGGAAGAGATTACGGTCGAACTCTACGAGAGTATGGTTCCGATCCCGATCACGGTCCGCGGCGACTCTGTTCGCGTCGTGGAGCGCTCGGAAGACGCTTCCTGA
- a CDS encoding 50S ribosomal protein L11, producing the protein MAETVEVLVPGGKATAGPPLGPALGPLGINVKAVVDDINKKTAEFNGMQVPVTVTVDDKKNFTIEVGIPPTTALVMKEAGITKGSTEPGALVAGDLPLEAAVRIARMKFDGMLSYDLKSAVKEVLGTCVSVGVTVEGKKPREMIQAVNNGEYDGVLVA; encoded by the coding sequence ATGGCAGAAACGGTCGAGGTATTGGTACCCGGTGGCAAGGCAACAGCAGGCCCGCCTCTGGGGCCCGCGCTCGGACCTCTTGGTATCAACGTGAAGGCTGTCGTCGACGACATCAACAAGAAAACAGCCGAATTCAACGGCATGCAGGTGCCGGTGACGGTAACGGTCGACGATAAGAAGAACTTCACGATTGAGGTGGGCATTCCGCCCACGACGGCGCTCGTCATGAAAGAGGCCGGCATCACGAAGGGGTCTACAGAGCCGGGCGCTTTGGTGGCAGGAGATCTGCCGCTGGAGGCCGCCGTTCGTATTGCCCGTATGAAGTTTGATGGCATGCTCTCGTACGATCTGAAGTCCGCGGTCAAAGAGGTCCTCGGAACGTGCGTGAGCGTCGGTGTCACCGTCGAGGGGAAGAAGCCCCGCGAGATGATCCAGGCCGTCAACAACGGGGAGTACGACGGCGTACTCGTCGCATAG
- a CDS encoding 50S ribosomal protein L1 has product MVDKTSIQEAVKTALSKAPERKFKESVDITVNLRNIDMSQPKNRIDETIHLPNGFDNVKIAVLGKGDIVTQAKEVNVDLIIGPEEIERLGGEPREARKVAGEYRFFLAETAMMPLVGRYLGVRLGPRGRMPMPVPQGMDIRPIVQRLRSSVKIRTKDKKVFHTKVGTSGMEPEQIAENIDAVLHRVESVLESGTMNIHSVYVKTTMGPAVRVI; this is encoded by the coding sequence ATGGTTGATAAAACCAGTATACAGGAAGCCGTGAAGACGGCCCTCTCAAAGGCTCCGGAACGGAAGTTCAAGGAGAGCGTGGATATCACCGTCAACCTCAGGAATATCGATATGTCCCAGCCCAAGAATCGTATTGATGAGACGATTCATCTCCCGAACGGTTTTGACAACGTCAAGATCGCAGTTCTCGGGAAGGGCGACATTGTCACCCAGGCAAAAGAGGTGAATGTGGACCTCATCATCGGACCTGAGGAGATCGAGCGGCTCGGGGGAGAGCCCCGCGAAGCGCGCAAGGTGGCGGGTGAGTACCGGTTCTTCCTTGCCGAGACGGCAATGATGCCTCTCGTCGGGCGTTATCTCGGTGTCAGGCTCGGTCCGCGCGGACGGATGCCGATGCCGGTTCCGCAGGGAATGGATATCCGGCCCATCGTTCAGCGTCTGAGGAGCTCCGTGAAGATCCGGACGAAGGACAAGAAGGTCTTCCACACGAAGGTCGGAACCTCCGGCATGGAGCCCGAGCAGATCGCCGAGAACATCGACGCCGTCCTTCACAGGGTCGAGTCCGTCCTGGAGAGCGGAACGATGAACATCCACTCGGTGTACGTGAAGACGACCATGGGGCCGGCAGTGAGGGTGATCTGA
- a CDS encoding 50S ribosomal protein L10 produces MALYTHHLPRWKKDEVEEIKRGIEEHTLVGVVDMYGIPASQVQQIRRNLRGTARVKMARNTLIEHALNELGGSVATLNDHAEGQSALIFTNENPFKLFKLLEKTKTKMAAKPGETAPEDIVIPKGPTSFKPGPIVGELQQVGIPAAIEGGKVKIRETKTVVKKGEVINKKVAEALVKLGVKPMDVGLILQAAYYRETIFTPDLLAIDEEVYANNIVLAAQQAFNLSVNAVIPTRLTVAAIIGKAVSEARNVGVEASIYEKDIVDLIIGRAQREMLAVALAAQGRGFELDEATLKAASAATAAAPAAAAPAAAEDKAEDKAEEEETEEEKKEEDEEGGMAGLGALFG; encoded by the coding sequence ATGGCACTCTATACGCACCACCTGCCCCGGTGGAAGAAGGACGAAGTAGAGGAGATCAAGCGCGGTATCGAGGAGCACACGCTCGTCGGCGTCGTGGACATGTACGGCATTCCCGCCTCGCAGGTCCAGCAGATCCGGCGGAACCTCCGCGGCACGGCGAGGGTGAAGATGGCCCGCAACACGCTGATCGAGCACGCCTTAAACGAGCTCGGCGGCAGCGTCGCGACCTTGAACGACCACGCCGAAGGCCAGAGCGCCCTGATCTTCACGAACGAGAATCCTTTCAAGCTCTTCAAGCTGCTCGAGAAGACCAAGACGAAGATGGCGGCGAAGCCCGGCGAGACCGCTCCCGAGGATATCGTCATCCCGAAGGGTCCGACCAGCTTCAAGCCCGGCCCGATCGTGGGCGAGCTCCAGCAGGTGGGCATTCCTGCAGCCATTGAGGGCGGAAAGGTCAAGATTCGCGAGACGAAGACGGTCGTGAAGAAGGGCGAGGTCATCAACAAGAAGGTTGCCGAAGCTCTCGTGAAACTCGGCGTCAAGCCGATGGATGTCGGCCTCATCCTGCAGGCCGCATACTATCGCGAGACCATCTTCACGCCGGACCTGCTCGCTATCGATGAGGAAGTCTACGCGAACAACATCGTGCTCGCGGCTCAGCAGGCGTTCAACCTCTCGGTCAACGCCGTCATTCCGACCAGACTTACCGTCGCGGCCATCATCGGCAAGGCGGTGAGCGAGGCCCGGAACGTGGGCGTCGAAGCGAGCATCTACGAGAAGGATATCGTCGATCTGATCATCGGGCGGGCACAGCGCGAGATGCTGGCCGTCGCGCTCGCGGCGCAGGGCCGTGGGTTCGAGCTCGATGAGGCGACCCTGAAAGCCGCATCGGCTGCGACCGCTGCGGCACCCGCGGCAGCAGCCCCGGCGGCAGCCGAGGATAAGGCCGAGGATAAGGCCGAGGAAGAAGAGACGGAAGAGGAGAAGAAGGAAGAGGATGAAGAGGGCGGCATGGCCGGTCTCGGCGCCCTCTTCGGCTAA
- the rpl12p gene encoding 50S ribosomal protein P1 — protein sequence MEYIYAALLLHNAGKDVTEENVTAVLNAAGVEVQDARVKALVAALEDVNIEEAISKAAVAPVAAAPAAAAAPAAAAPAAEEEAEEEGKKEEEEESGMAGLGALFG from the coding sequence ATGGAGTATATCTACGCTGCACTGCTCCTGCACAACGCAGGCAAAGATGTAACTGAAGAGAATGTGACTGCTGTCCTGAACGCGGCCGGTGTCGAGGTCCAGGACGCCCGCGTGAAGGCGCTCGTCGCCGCACTCGAGGACGTGAACATCGAGGAGGCCATCAGCAAGGCCGCCGTCGCGCCCGTCGCCGCTGCACCCGCCGCAGCCGCTGCACCTGCAGCCGCCGCGCCCGCAGCCGAGGAAGAGGCCGAGGAAGAGGGCAAGAAGGAAGAGGAAGAAGAGAGCGGCATGGCCGGTCTCGGCGCCCTCTTCGGCTAA
- a CDS encoding RNA-binding domain-containing protein — translation MIDEIGAMSGDMDVQLREIMRLPAETEWIEFKEAKNNYDFDKIGKYFSALSNEANLNEKPAGWLIFGVTDKLPREIIGSNYRLTPPGLDRLKEEIARHTNHEMTFAGIHELMIDGKRVIMFETPPAARGIPTTWKSVAYGRIHESLGPLGLHEIEVIRRQAPLDDWSAKVCVGATLADLDPEAIAFAREKYKEKHQVFASEVDEWDDVSFLARAHVCRQGRITNAAIVLLGKSEAAHLLSPAIAHITWVLRDKDEVEIDYAHFGLPLILAVDKIFSKIRNLTVRHISGETLFPLEVTQYDPWVVREALHNCIAHQDYQQSARITVTERPDSLVFTNRGDFIPGTVQSVIERDVPPDQYRNPFLAGAMVELKMIDTIGSGIKRMFRIQRDRNFPMPDYDLGEAGVVKVTIPGRVIDERYTRMLIKRKDLTLMDVITLDKIQKGYSITPEERTILRTKKLIEGRHPNLYVSESVAAETDTRADYIRKRSFDRAHFKSLVVAYLKAYHEANRAEIEDLLLDKVSDALNEEQKHHFIRDLLQEMRKDGTIMPIGRTKAAKWVLVPDQVHDA, via the coding sequence GTGATCGACGAGATAGGGGCAATGTCTGGAGATATGGATGTTCAATTGCGGGAGATAATGCGTCTTCCGGCCGAGACCGAGTGGATCGAGTTCAAGGAAGCAAAAAATAACTATGATTTCGATAAAATTGGAAAATATTTCTCAGCATTGAGCAATGAAGCCAACCTGAACGAAAAGCCTGCAGGCTGGCTTATCTTTGGTGTCACCGACAAACTGCCCAGAGAGATTATCGGCTCAAACTATCGGCTCACTCCGCCTGGCCTTGACCGCCTCAAAGAGGAGATTGCGCGGCATACGAACCACGAAATGACATTTGCTGGCATTCATGAACTCATGATCGATGGAAAGCGAGTGATTATGTTTGAAACCCCTCCGGCCGCACGCGGCATCCCGACAACATGGAAAAGTGTTGCATATGGTCGTATCCATGAGTCACTCGGACCTCTTGGTCTCCATGAGATTGAAGTGATACGCAGGCAGGCTCCTCTGGATGACTGGTCGGCAAAGGTGTGTGTGGGAGCCACACTTGCGGATCTCGATCCTGAGGCAATTGCCTTTGCGCGGGAAAAATACAAAGAGAAGCATCAGGTATTTGCAAGCGAAGTGGATGAGTGGGACGACGTTTCGTTCCTTGCTAGGGCGCATGTCTGTCGTCAGGGTCGGATTACGAATGCTGCAATCGTTCTCCTGGGAAAGAGTGAGGCCGCACATCTTCTTTCACCTGCAATTGCGCACATTACTTGGGTTCTCAGGGATAAGGACGAGGTGGAGATTGACTACGCCCATTTCGGGCTGCCACTGATACTCGCCGTCGATAAGATTTTTAGCAAGATCAGAAACCTTACTGTCCGCCATATTTCGGGGGAGACGCTGTTCCCACTTGAGGTAACACAGTACGATCCCTGGGTCGTCCGTGAGGCGCTACACAATTGTATCGCCCATCAGGATTACCAACAATCTGCCCGCATTACCGTGACTGAGAGGCCGGATTCCCTGGTGTTCACGAATCGTGGCGATTTTATTCCGGGAACTGTCCAGAGCGTAATCGAGCGTGATGTGCCGCCGGACCAGTATCGGAATCCCTTTCTTGCTGGCGCGATGGTAGAGTTGAAGATGATCGACACCATCGGCAGTGGGATCAAAAGGATGTTCCGGATACAGCGGGATCGTAATTTTCCGATGCCTGATTATGACCTTGGTGAAGCAGGGGTGGTGAAGGTCACGATTCCCGGCCGGGTGATTGATGAGAGATACACGCGGATGCTCATCAAACGGAAGGATCTGACGCTGATGGATGTGATTACTCTCGATAAAATACAGAAGGGCTACTCCATCACGCCTGAAGAAAGAACCATTCTCCGGACGAAGAAACTCATTGAAGGGCGGCATCCGAATCTCTATGTTTCGGAGAGTGTTGCGGCCGAAACCGACACACGCGCCGATTATATCAGGAAGCGGTCGTTTGACAGGGCGCATTTCAAGAGTCTGGTGGTTGCGTACCTGAAGGCCTACCATGAGGCAAACAGAGCGGAGATTGAAGACCTGCTGCTGGACAAGGTCTCAGATGCGCTGAACGAGGAACAGAAACATCATTTCATCAGGGATCTACTTCAGGAGATGCGCAAAGATGGGACAATAATGCCTATTGGGAGGACTAAAGCTGCAAAGTGGGTTCTTGTCCCTGATCAGGTGCATGATGCATGA
- the hypF gene encoding carbamoyltransferase HypF yields the protein MRTSGTIIIRGIVQGVGFRPFVYAKAREFGITGTVKNLGSEVEIHASGDRFEEFFEAVSRGTPLSQIDSVDVQNLRGSPTEGFTILESNSGSLSGFIPTDVATCDDCIADIFTRDGRYEGYWATSCVNCGPRYSIISTIPYDRERTSMAEFPVCPACEGEYTNPSCRRHHAQTIACAACGPHLALLRADGTPAAGDPIRETAALLDAGSIVAIRGIGGFHIACTEEAAGVLKRRLGRTEQPLAVMATAEEVERIAIVSDEERRILHSRERPIAVLEKRDPASHPTISSLHTIGCMLPYTGLHHLLFANLAHPLLVMTSANLPGYPMITDLDTALERLPGQVDYILTHDRRIVNRCDDSVVRDGYIIRLSRGLAPKRKAIDLGGGSILGVGPELNANISIYKSGFCITSPHVGNVRNPQTLAYLQETAERLGGLTGARYDRIVHDLHPQFLSTRYAREVAEAVGAELLAVQHHRAHIAATTREECVGIAIDGVGYGDDGTIWGGEVFAGEVPHLDRVAHLEVVPMPGGDLATRFPERMLYGILPTSEVRDMLASRGWSDIELAVLVRQVERGLNVAATSSTGRVLDAGAALLGICRERTYDGEPAMKLETAAHAGKPSAWENEYQRDGGCEVLSTRSLLAEAHRRSAAGERANDIAASIQYNLARGVAAMAVRAAEERGIPRVALSGGVAYNRAIRETIRTEVLAAGLEFIMNKDYPLGDGCISFGQVVYGGSTEK from the coding sequence ATGCGTACCAGTGGCACAATAATCATACGGGGCATCGTCCAGGGAGTCGGGTTTCGTCCCTTTGTCTACGCAAAAGCCCGGGAATTCGGGATCACGGGGACCGTCAAAAACCTCGGGAGCGAGGTCGAGATCCATGCATCCGGCGACCGCTTCGAGGAATTTTTTGAGGCCGTTTCCAGAGGGACGCCATTATCTCAAATAGATTCCGTAGATGTCCAGAATTTGCGCGGTAGCCCGACCGAAGGGTTTACCATCCTCGAGAGTAATTCCGGGAGCCTCTCGGGGTTCATCCCGACCGACGTCGCCACCTGCGACGACTGCATCGCCGATATTTTTACGCGGGACGGGCGATACGAAGGTTACTGGGCCACCTCCTGCGTCAACTGTGGGCCCCGGTACAGCATCATCAGTACCATCCCCTACGACCGGGAGCGGACGTCGATGGCGGAGTTCCCCGTCTGCCCCGCCTGCGAGGGCGAGTACACCAACCCGTCGTGCCGCCGCCACCACGCCCAGACGATCGCCTGTGCGGCCTGCGGACCGCACCTCGCTCTCCTCCGGGCCGACGGAACGCCGGCGGCGGGCGACCCCATCCGGGAAACGGCGGCCCTCCTGGACGCTGGCTCGATCGTCGCCATCCGGGGAATCGGGGGGTTCCATATCGCCTGCACCGAGGAGGCGGCAGGGGTTCTGAAACGCCGCCTCGGACGGACAGAGCAGCCGCTCGCGGTGATGGCAACCGCAGAGGAGGTAGAACGGATCGCGATCGTCTCGGACGAGGAACGGCGGATCCTCCACTCCCGGGAACGGCCGATCGCGGTGCTCGAAAAACGCGATCCCGCGTCCCACCCGACGATCTCGAGCCTCCACACCATCGGGTGCATGCTCCCCTACACCGGGCTGCACCACCTCCTCTTCGCGAACCTCGCCCACCCGCTCCTCGTCATGACGAGCGCGAACCTGCCGGGTTACCCGATGATCACCGATCTCGATACCGCGCTTGAACGGCTCCCGGGGCAGGTTGACTACATCCTCACCCACGACCGCCGGATCGTCAACCGGTGCGACGACTCCGTCGTCCGGGACGGCTACATCATCCGGCTCTCCCGCGGCCTCGCCCCGAAGCGGAAGGCGATCGACCTCGGTGGGGGATCCATCCTCGGCGTCGGCCCGGAGTTGAACGCGAACATCTCCATCTACAAGAGCGGTTTCTGCATCACCTCCCCCCACGTCGGGAATGTCAGGAACCCCCAGACCCTCGCTTACCTGCAGGAGACGGCTGAACGGCTCGGCGGGCTCACCGGCGCCCGGTACGACCGGATCGTTCACGACCTCCACCCGCAGTTCCTCTCGACCCGCTACGCGAGGGAGGTTGCCGAAGCGGTCGGGGCGGAGCTCCTCGCCGTCCAGCACCACCGGGCGCACATCGCCGCCACGACCCGGGAGGAGTGCGTCGGGATCGCGATCGACGGCGTGGGCTACGGCGACGACGGAACAATCTGGGGCGGCGAGGTGTTTGCGGGAGAGGTCCCCCACCTCGACCGGGTCGCTCACCTCGAGGTCGTCCCGATGCCGGGCGGCGATCTCGCCACCCGGTTCCCGGAGCGGATGCTCTACGGCATCCTCCCCACCTCCGAAGTCCGGGACATGCTCGCGTCACGGGGCTGGAGCGATATCGAACTCGCCGTCCTCGTCAGGCAGGTGGAGCGGGGCCTGAACGTCGCCGCGACATCGAGCACCGGCAGGGTGCTGGACGCCGGCGCGGCCCTCCTCGGGATCTGCCGGGAGCGTACCTACGACGGGGAGCCGGCGATGAAACTCGAGACGGCGGCGCACGCCGGGAAGCCCTCGGCCTGGGAGAACGAATACCAGCGGGACGGCGGCTGCGAGGTTCTCTCGACCCGGTCGCTCCTCGCGGAGGCCCACCGGCGGTCCGCCGCCGGAGAACGGGCAAACGACATCGCCGCATCGATCCAGTACAACCTCGCCCGGGGCGTCGCCGCGATGGCCGTCCGGGCGGCCGAAGAGCGGGGGATCCCCCGGGTGGCGCTCTCGGGCGGGGTGGCCTACAACCGGGCGATCCGCGAGACGATCCGGACTGAGGTACTCGCCGCTGGGCTCGAGTTCATCATGAATAAGGACTATCCGCTCGGCGACGGGTGCATCAGCTTCGGGCAGGTTGTCTACGGGGGGAGCACGGAGAAGTGA
- a CDS encoding ArsR family transcriptional regulator, translated as MTGHIKILNDPVELVPLLITFNNADYKKIYELLNKAWLTEEDLATYAGSSTVTECLSILKKGNLIEEQWRMPKPGEKPTKEYRATYSKFRASFQCSMGDIGDLLHIAVSNDEGLRTIVDSVEQEIVAGTTSIGDISRKYGVSPTFIKGLAKRIPGLDVKGQGMVLLDRLH; from the coding sequence GTGACGGGACATATTAAAATTCTTAACGATCCGGTTGAACTGGTTCCTCTTCTCATAACGTTCAATAATGCCGATTATAAAAAGATCTACGAACTCCTGAACAAGGCCTGGCTGACCGAGGAGGATCTGGCGACGTACGCCGGCTCCTCGACGGTGACCGAGTGCCTCTCTATCCTCAAGAAGGGAAACCTAATCGAAGAGCAGTGGCGGATGCCGAAGCCCGGAGAGAAGCCGACGAAGGAGTACCGGGCGACATACAGCAAGTTCCGGGCAAGTTTCCAGTGTTCCATGGGCGATATCGGAGATCTGCTGCACATCGCCGTCTCGAACGACGAGGGTCTCCGCACGATTGTGGACTCGGTCGAGCAGGAGATCGTGGCCGGGACCACCTCTATCGGCGATATATCCCGAAAATACGGGGTCAGCCCCACCTTCATCAAGGGGCTGGCGAAGAGGATCCCCGGTCTCGACGTGAAAGGGCAGGGAATGGTGCTGCTTGACCGACTTCACTGA